In the genome of Pempheris klunzingeri isolate RE-2024b chromosome 3, fPemKlu1.hap1, whole genome shotgun sequence, one region contains:
- the LOC139199258 gene encoding uncharacterized protein — MMSSQEVEPAVGPRLQRLTTWFDPESAAVVTILFGLFQILLSVPLAYADQALPKIFILPLVIGILIVAGGSFTMANERNPNRLLLRGCACSNVVGLLGAILAFCLYCYRLSTVHNEGVCVHEFHGSYRPFVCPGKVLVAYCWSVTLLLLLYDTGAVVLHSLLSVSALKALKTD; from the exons AT GATGTCCTCTCAGGAGGTGGAGCCAGCAGTTGGACCCAGGTTACAACGCCTCACCACCTGGTTTGACCCTGAAAGTGCTGCG gTGGTGACCATCCTGTTTGGGCTGTTCCAGATACTGCTGTCAGTCCCCCTTGCTTACGCTGACCAAGCTCTGCCAAAAATCTTCATATTGCCACTTGTCATAGGAATTTTA atcGTGGCAGGAGGATCATTCACCATGGCCAATGAGAGGAACCCCAACAGACTCCTG cttCGAGGTTGTGCATGCAGTAATGTGGTTGGCCTGCTGGGGGCAATACTGGCCTTCTGCCTCTACTGCTACAGACTCAGCACTGTACACAACGaaggcgtgtgtgtgcacgagttTCATGGCTCCTACAGACCTTTTGTGTGTCCTGGGAAAGTCCTGGTG GCCTATTGTTGGAGtgtgacactgctgctgctgctctacgACACTGGAGCGGTGGTTCTGCAcagcctcctgtctgtctccgcCCTCAAAGCACTCAAAacagactaa
- the vps37c gene encoding vacuolar protein sorting-associated protein 37C — MEKLQDLSQSELQELLDNPERVESMALESDEIQNIQLEREMALASNRSLAEQNLDMKPRLESQKEVLVERYSQLEAVRETYRQHSSLRDGMVGQVSPEALFSRLQTEGGKTESESEALADEFLEGSLPLDSFLDRFLSLRSLAHKRRVRIEKLQEILRQRCEGNPTAMTSSTGISQDPANTPSPWNQQTTTATTTNQQQPTSKPQSSYQNASQPASSSAGGSSGLPYSPYPVSPPNPAPVAAASSGPANPPSQFPPYPSSGSPFTPAGSYSGPRPAFGPPASPACPYPTQPSFPAPHPGSAFGQYTPIHPHSSPAPYPASYSYGGYSYPAGPTYPNSQSPTGKPIYRPGYGVPQPYS; from the exons ATGGAGAAGCTCCAAGAcctgagccaatcagagctaCAGGAGCTCCTGGACAACCCGGAGAGGGTGGAGTCTATGGCTCTGGAGTCTGACGAG ATCCAGAACATCCagctggagagggagatggCACTGGCGTCAAATCGCAGCCTGGCTGAGCAAAACTTAGACATGAAGCCTCGTCTGGAGTCACAGAAGGAGGTCCTGGTGGAGAGATATTCCCAGCTAGAGGCCGTCAGAGAAACCTACAGGCAACATAGCTCCTTAAGAG ATGGGATGGTGGGTCAGGTGTCTCCAGAGGCGTTGTTCTCCAGACTACAGACAGAGGGCGGCAAAACTGAGTCAGAGTCAGAG gctCTAGCAGATGAGTTTCTGGAGGGCTCCCTGCCATTGGACTCTTTCCTTGACCGCTTCCTCTCCTTGCGCTCCCTCGCTCACAAAAGACGGGTGCGGATAGAGAAACTCCAGGAAATTCTACGACAGAGGTGCGAGGGCAATCCTACCGCCATGACATCATCAACAGGCATCAGTCAGGACCCCGCCAACACGCCCTCACCATGGAATCAacagacaacaacagcaacGACAACAAATCAGCAGCAGCCGACCTCCAAACCTCAGTCCAGCTACCAAAACGCCTCGCAGCCGGCCTCCTCTTCTGCAGGGGGCTCCTCTGGCCTCCCCTACAGCCCGTACCCCGTGTCCCCCCCCAACCCTGCCCCTGTGGCAGCAGCAAGCTCTGGCCCTGCCAACCCCCCGTCACAGTTCCCTCCTTACCCAAGTTCCGGATCACCTTTCACTCCAGCAGGGAGCTACTCCGGCCCAAGGCCTGCTTTCGGGCCTCCGGCGTCACCCGCCTGCCCTTACCCAACCCAGCCCTCTTTCCCTGCCCCACACCCAGGCTCAGCGTTCGGCCAATACACCCCCATCCACCCCCACAGCAGCCCTGCCCCCTACCCAGCCTCCTATAGCTACGGTGGCTACAGCTACCCAGCCGGGCCAACCTATCCCAATTCTCAGTCGCCAACAGGGAAGCCGATCTACAGACCAGGATATGGAGTTCCACAGCCGTACTCCTGA